In the genome of Vibrio ziniensis, the window CATGCCCGCGACATTCGTATTTACACTTATTGCCATATTGATCTCCTTAGGCAGATTGTTGACGTGCCTTCGAGTCTCTCACCTCTCTCCGGCACACCTCATTTCTCTCGTATTCTGTAACGGCGGAGAATTAATAACCTTTAGAGAAAAAATATAGCTTTTTCGTAAAATGATTGGGCACATGAATATTTTACAATTAAATCAATAAATTAATTGCAAAAAAAATCCAGCCGAAGCTGGATTTTTTCATCTGGAAGCGGATTAACCTAGTAGGCTAAGTGCTGCGTTTGGAGCTTGTTTAGCTTGTGCCAATACAGTGCTTGATGCTTGAGAAAGAATTTGTGACTTAGTCAGTGCAGTTGTTTCTTTCGCGAAATCAGTGTCTTTGATACGGCTCTTAGAAGCATTTACGTTTTCGTTAATGTTGTCTAAGTTGCTGATTGCGTGGTTGAAACGGTTTTGGAAAGCACCTAGTTCTGCACGGTGGCTGTCTACAAATTTCAACGCTGAGTCGATGATAGCAACAGATTCTTGTGCACCACCAACTGAAGTTACGTCGATAGCGTTAACAGTTACACCTTTACCTTCTCCGCCCATACCTAGCTCACCAGCTAGAGCACCACCAAATGATACTTGACCTTGAACGTTATCTGTACCAGCAAATACTTGTAGTTTACCGTCTTCACTTACAGAAGCTTTCACTTGGTCAGTTTGACCGTTGATGTAAGTCGCTAGCTCTTCAATATCATCACCAGTTTTTGCAGTGATGCTGATTGTTTGCTCTTTACCAGCTTTATCAGTCAAAGTCATAGTTAAATCGTTTGAACCTGATTGTACAGACCAGTCTTTACCTTTACTTTCAGTTGCTTGGTAGCTAGTACCACCCATGCGAGAGTTGTCACTACGCATGTTATTTAGCGTTAGCATTACCGCTTCACCAGAGTCAGCACCAATTTGGAATGACTTAGTTGCGAATGTACCGTTTAGAAGCTTGTTACCACCGAAAGAAGTTGTTTCTGCGATACGGTTTAGTTCGTCGTTTAGTGCAGATACTTCTTCTTGAATCGCTACGCGCTCAGACTTAGAGTTCGAACCGTTAGTAGATTGTAGTGACAAGTCACGCATACGTTGCAGAATGTTAGTTGTTTCATTCATCGCACCTTCAGCGGTTTGAGCGATTGAAATACCGTCATTTGCGTTACGTACCGCTACGTCTAAGCCGCGGCTTTGTACGTTTAAGCGGTTAGAGATTTGTAGACCAGCTGCATCATCTTTAGCGCTGTTAATTTTTGAACCAGAAGATAGACGCTCCATTGACGTTTGTTGTGCGCTAGTTGCGCCGTTTAGGTAGCGTTGAGCTGTCATTGCTGATACGTTTGTGTTTACATTCACTGCCATGGTGATTTCTCCAATTGATTTTCCGATGTTTCAGGTTTCCGACGTCTCGGAAAACCAAGTAGTTCTCTCAAAGTTACTTTCTATAACGGCCCCTATTCGGAAACCTTTAGAAAATTTTTTCGATTTTTTTAAAAAAACTTCGTTTGACGGTTTAAACGTGACGAAAGCGATAAAATTTTAAAAAAGTCGACTTTTTTCTTAAAGGTTTATCAAACCATGTCGATAAACCCTTCTTTTCTTTTACCCCAGTAGAGATAAAGCCACGTTAGGCTGTTTCTTTGCTTGAGCAAGAATCGATGTGCTGACCTGCTGCAGAATCTGCTGCTTAATCATTTGCGTTGTCTCTTTCGCAAAATCAGCATCTTTAATACGGCTGTTAGAAGCTGCCAGATTTTCATGCACGTTATCCAGATTACTGATTGCGTGCGTAAAGCGGTTCTGTAGCGCCCCTAGCTGAGCACGATGACTATCAACATATTGCAGTGCGGTATCTAATACCGTGACTGCTCGTTGTGCACCACCAGCGGTACGTATATCCAAATCATTCACAGACTCATAGCCTTTGAGTCCCATTTGCAGCTCATCGGCTAAATTGCCACTGAATGACAAAGTTCCTGAAGTCTCTTTACCCGCCATGAAGATCTGTAATTGACCCTCTTCATTGACCGACGCTGACACTTCATCTGTTTGCCCATTGATATATGTGGCAAGCTCTTCGATGTCATCGCCCTCTTTTGCATGAATTCGAATCGAGGCATCTTTACCACCAGCGTCAACATAATCAATAACGAGTTGATTATTGCCTTTCGATACCTGCCATTGTTCATCCAGAGCGCGACGGCCGATATAACTAAAACCGCCCATATCAATACTGTCTGAACGCATGTTCTTCAGTGACAATTGAACTGCCTCTCCAGAGCTTGCGCCTATCTGGAAAGAAGACTGTCCAAAAGTACCATTGAGCAGTTTTCGCCCGCCAAAAGAGGTAGTTTCGGCAATTCTGTTCAATTCATCATTCAAAGCAGCCATTTCTTCTTGCAAAGCCGTTCTTTCTGCTTTGCTGTTGGAACCGTTCGCCGATTGAAGTGACAAATCACGCATACGCTGTAACAAGTTGGTGCTTTCTTGCATCGCACCTTCTGCTGTTTGCATAATGGAAATGCCGTCGTTTGCATTACGCACAGCGACATCAAGCCCACGCATCTGCGTTTCTAAGCGATTCGATATTTGCAGACCTGCCGCATCATCTTTGGCGCTATTGATCTTCTTACCTGAAGATAAACGTTCCAATGATTGATTGAGCATTTCTGTTGCTGAACTCAAATGGCGTTGAGCCACAAGAGCAGAGACATTGGTATTTACCGTTATCGCCATACAGACGCGATCACCTACTTCTGATTCATTCTGTTAGCTATATCGGTGGAAGGTTGGTTTTCTTTAGAAACAGTTTCTCGCAATACAAAAAAACCGGACATCTTTGCCCGGTTTTTGCGTTTTCTTTAAATGCTCCTTTATGCTTTAAGCGAAAGACTCGCCAGCATTTCTTGAGAAGGTGCGAAGAAGTATGCGCCTGTTACTGCATGAGTAAAACGAAGCAGTTGGTCTGTTTTACCATCCGTCACACCGTACATGCTCTCTAACATCACTTTCATGTTATGCAGCGTATGACAGTACGAAATAAACAGTAAGCCATGCTCACCACTCGCAGTGCCATATGGCAGGCTGTGACGAAGGATTTTTAAGCCTTTACCTTCTTCTTTAATATCCACACGACCTACGTGAGAAGCAGCTGGAACATCATCCAGTTCAATAGAATCAGGCTTGGTACGACCAACCACTTTTTCTTGAGCAGAAATGTTTAATCGGTTCCAAGCAGGAAGATCGTGCACGAAACGTTGTAATAGTACGTAGCTGCCGCCAACAAACTCACCGTCAGCAATGACAGCCACTTCTTGACGCTTTTCATCTTTAGGGTTTTCTGTACCATCGATGAAACCCGTCATATCACGAGCATCTAAATAGCGGAATCCGTAAGTCTCATCCACAACAGTTACATCTTGAGCTGTTTCAGCTAAGAATGTACGTAATACGTAGAACAACAAATCGTGGCGAGTTGAATGACAGTGAATGAGGACATCAACATCGGTACTAGGCGCGACAATTTTACCTTCACCTAACGGTTGAAAATCGATCAATTCTTCAGGCATAGCGACATCAAGCCGTTGCCAAAATGCTTTTGCAAAAGACACTGATATCGTTAAAGCCGCACCTGGTTGATTCGCATTGATATCCGCAATTTTTGCAGGCAACGCTTGAAGCTGTTCTAGAACATGAGCGTGGTTCTGGCGAATTTTCAAAAGGCTGTAGAGTGCAAATGGGCCTGCTTCAGGCAAAATTGCAGTCTGTGACATTGACATAAAAAATCCTCACTATTCATTTATGCTCAGTGGCTATGGACTTAGTGTAATTAAAAATTATTTCTCTATGTTGACCATGATCATGTGTTGCCAACGATCATGTTCGATACAAAACAGGGGGTTGAAAGCAATCTTTAACGCTACGGCTGTTATAAACATATAGGGTAAACCACAGCAATAGCAACAAACTTAAGGCTGATATCCAGTTAAATGACCCATGCAGCAGATAGACGTGATATCCAGTTTGGGCGAATTGAGCAAGAGCCGTGAACAGAGTCACTTCCCTGCCCCATTTCACCAATGATATCGCCCAACGCCTATCAGGGTGCCTTAATCCCACCAGCCACATCATGGCGATACTCGGCACACCCATCACTAACCCTAGATATAACATCGAGTGATCGGGATAAATCAAACCTAAAATCTTCGGCCCACTGTCGCGACTGGCTCCAGCCATCACAAACACAACCCAAGCTTTCGACAAAAAAAACCAACCTAGCCATAACCATTTAGGTGCTTTCAAAAAGCCGTTAGCATCGTATTGTTCTATTGAATAACGCACAGTGTTCCATCTACATTTACTACTTTGTTGCACAACCACTTTAACCGAATAGTTTCAAATAGCTATACGTAATCTCTGATTGATATAGTAGAGATAAGATTAAGTATGTAGGAAAATGGCACAACCCATCCTTTTAATCACATAACAAAGACACAAATAACCCTCAGTTGAACAAGTGATTATCTCTAATGATCTTCAAGAAATGTGTAAGTTCATGATAGGGTTTAACCCTATTCAATTTCCAAATAGTATTCTGCGTTGATATGAACAAGAAAATCGTTCCTTCAGAACAAACACAGCAAGACGCTATGGCCGTTGCCAGAGCAACTCAGAAAGCGGGGCAAACCAAAGAGCAAACCAAATTGATTGCGCAAGGAATCGAGAAAGGAATTGCGCTCTACAAGAAACAGCAGAAAGAAAAAAGCCGCCAAGCAGATAAAGCTCGCAAAAAAGCGCTAAAAACCAAGCAAGCCAGCTCAGAAAACCAAGATGCAGAAGAGATGAATGAGTTCGAAGCGACCCACTCCTCAAACCTGCTGCCGTGGCTATTATTAGCACTAAGCTGGGCAGGATTTATTACATTCTGGTTTGTACAAAACCCATTATAAAGAAAAAAGCCAGCAGAGCTGGCTTTATGCAGAATATCCTAAGCTTGCCGCAATATCATTTTTACGGTCAAAAACCCATTGGCTATCAAATGGTCCCCAGTCTGATAATTGGTAGTACCCGTCATTATGACGTCTTCCATCTTGAACAAACATGAGTTCAATACCTATTCCCGGAAGCGCTTTTATCACATCCTGAATAGTACGACGAGGCCACCCCGTTTTCTCAATAAGTTTTGGCACATTAGGCCTTTCAAGGCTTTCCACTAACAAAGCTAAATACAAGCGCCTTGCAAAAACAGGACTCAATTCCATTGATACCTCCTCATCAATACAAGACTCATTATTTCTTTTTTGCCTCGCAACGTGTTGCGTTTGATCAATAACTTTTCAATACAATCCAAATCAAACCGCATTTTCTCGTCACGAACCCTTTTGTAAGGAGAGAGGCTTCCTGTTAGGATTTGGCAAACAACTATAATTCAGCCGCCTCAACATAACTTGAAGTGATAACTAGCACAGGTGCAATCTTCAGTTACAGGGGAAATTAAGGAAAAATGTAATGACGATTATGTATGGCATTCCAAACTGCGACACCATCAAGAAAGCTCGCAAATGGCTTGAAGTTGAAGGTATTGAATACCAATTTCATGACTACCGTAAACAAGGTATTAATACAGAGCTGGTACGAGAGTTTTGCCTATCTCTTGGTTGGGAAAATGTGTTAAATAAACGTGGCACAACCTATCGCCAATTGAGCCAAGAGCAGAAAGACACTTTGAATGAAGAAAACGCAATCTCTTTACTGGTTGAGCAGCCATCAATGATAAAGCGACCTATTGTTCGCCATAACGACAAACTAGAACTTGGTTTCAGTGCAGCGAACTACGCTGCTATTTTCTGCAAATAACTTTTACTCAATAATAATTCAGTTTCTTTTTTAACAAGGATTTCAAGGATGACAGATAGCCCTGTTTTGGCTCTCGCAAAAGATTTAATTAGCCGCCAATCGGTAACCCCTCTAGATGCAGGTTGCCAAGATTTGATGATTCAGCGCTTGAAAGCACTCGGTTTTGAAATCGAATCTATGGTGTTCGAAGATACTACCAACTTCTGGGCTCGCAAAGGCACTGAAGCTCCGCTATTTACATTCGCAGGCCACACCGATGTCGTTCCTGCAGGTAAATTGGAGCAATGGCACACACCTCCTTTTGAACCGACTGTTATCGACGATCATCTGCATGGTCGAGGAGCAGCAGATATGAAGGGCTCATTGGCTTGTATGATTGTGGCTGTTGAACGTTTCCTCGCAGAAAACCCAAATCACAAAGGTTCAATCAGCTTCTTAATCACATCCGATGAAGAAGGTCCATTCATTAATGGTACAACGCGTGTTGTGGATACCTTAGTGGAACGTAATGAACTGATTGATATGTGTATTGTTGGTGAACCATCAAGCACATTGAAAGTCGGTGATGTAGTGAAAAATGGTCGTCGGGGTTCTATTACTGGTGATATCACCATTAAAGGTACTCAAGGCCATGTCGCCTATCCTCACTTAGCGAATAACCCTGTACATCAAGCTCTTCCAGCTCTTGCTGAACTGGCTTCAATGAAATGGGATGAAGGTAATGAGTACTTCCCACCAACAAGTTTTCAAATACCCAATGTCCATGCTGGAACTGGTGCATCGAATGTGATTCCAGGCGAATTCAATGTTCAGTTTAACTTACGTTTTAGTACCGAGTTAACAGCTGAAGAGATTCAGCGCCGAGTTCACTCCACACTTGATGCTCATGGTTTAGACTACGATTTACACTGGACATTGAATGGTCTGCCATTTTTAACGGATACAGGTGGATTGCTTGATGCGGTGGTCAAAGCTGTCAATGAAGTGAACCATCAAGAACCACAGTTGCTTACCACTGGCGGTACTTCTGATGGTCGTTTTATTGCTCAAATGGGCGCACAAGTAGTTGAGCTTGGACCTGTAAACGCGACGATTCACAAAGTGAATGAATGTGTCAGCATCCATGATCTTGAACTGTTGACCGATATGTACCAAAAAACGCTGGAGAATCTACTAGCATAATGGAGAATCCATTCGCGTGAGCATGACCGCTGAGCAACTAACAGGCAAAAACGAATCCCACTTAACGGAAGTGTTAATTGGACAGAAAACCTTTTTTGTTCACCCAGACGTTAGGGATGATTTACTGTCACTTAAAGCGGCAGCAGATAGAGATGGTTTTAACTTGAATATTGCCAGCGGCTTTCGCTCATTTGAACGTCAGCTAGACATTTGGAATCGAAAAATGTCTGGCGAAGCGCCAATCCTTGATGAATACAGCCAACCTATGTTGTCGCACAATTTGAGCGATGAACAAAAGGTGACGGCTATTTTACGTTGGTCGGCATTACCGGGCGCAAGCCGCCATCACTGGGGAACAGATTTCGATGTCTTTGACAGAAACTCACTCCCAAGCGAAGGTGGTTTGAAACTTGAACCCTGGGAATATTTGCAGGATCATCAGCACGATTTTTATTTTTGGTTAAAAGCGCACTTAACGAAATTTGGATTTTTCTTTCCTTATCAAGAAAATGGTTCTGGGGTGGCTTTCGAACCATGGCACATCAGCCACAAAAACACCGCTGAAGTTTGTTTGCAAACACTCACTTTAGAACAGCTTTCCGCACAACTGGATTCTGCGCCCATTTTAGGTAAAGAGTACGTGCACCAACAACTGCCAAAGATTTACAATCAATACGTCACTAACATCAGTACTCGCTAACGGCAATCAGCATGATAGAGTTTCTTTTTAACCCTTGGGTCATTTCAATAATCATTATCAGTGTCGTGATTGGTAATATTGCTGCATTGAAATACACAGCAAACATGAAATACGGTCAAGAGAAGAAAAAAAGTGATTTAGATAAACTGAATGAACTTGATAAACAACATCACGGCGACGAAAACCACAAACAATAAAGGACGCATCAGCGTCCTTTATTTTTATTGTTCAGAGCCAGCGTTATTTTTTATCTACAACCGCAGCAATAACTGGAACCATATCTTTTAACAACTGTTCTTCAACTGGTTTACCCGAAGAGTCCGTGACGTTAATCGATGTACGGTTACCTAAATCACCAAATAGGAAAGTGTAAGTCCCTGATTTCAGCTCAATCGGTTTTACGCCAACTTCTTGCCAGAAGTCGTCATCTGGTGAAGCATATTTCGCTTTAACTGTGCCTTGCGACTGACTACGTTCTTCGATGGTAAAACCCATATGAGGCAAGATATTCGGCAAACGAGACCAAAGCACATCGTAAGGAGAACGAGCAATAATAACCGGTAAACCACTGCGGTCTGCTCCCATAGATATTGGAATCTGTTTAACGAGTTCTTGCGCTTTACGAGCCGCTTCTTCGCGAACATCAAGGTCATAACGCGTCGTGACTAAGTTAGTCATCAAAGCGTTGTAACGCTCTTTATTGGTAGTTGAAACGGGCATCTGTTTGCCACCTTCACGCCAATCAATCAGTGATACTTTAAAACCATAGCGATTATTGGCTTCAACACGAGAGACTTCGTAACGAGCGCCCAATTCAACGTCTTCATCTTCTGAAACCCAAGAAACCCAATCAGTTTCAATTCGAGAATCCGTCTGAGAAATCGTTTTAATATTGCGTTCAGCAATTACTTTTACGGCTGTTTCCCAGACTTTATCTACTTCGTCTTTACGAATCATCCATAGGGACACTTCACCTTTCTGACGTTCAGCACGAGCACCAGGGATCAATTCTAGAACTTGTTGCGGTGGGCGAATATCAACCTTTTTTCCTATACCGCCATGGTAGTTGCCCTGAGGAATATCAAAATTAGGGTAAAACTCTGGAGCCGCACCTTCTGGTAGTTGCCACTCACTGAAGCTTTTCGTCTCTAGGTAGGTAAAATCATCTTTGGCTTGACGGCGATGAGTCGGACTTGAACATGCACTTAAAACCAGAACAGCTAGGGAACTAATAACTAGCTGACGCGTAAACTTCATTGAAACTCCTAAAATGCACCGAGGTGTCAAAACACCTCGGCATTGTATGGAAAGCGCCTTAAAAAATACAGGCTTCTGTCATTGCTTTGGCAACAACAGGACGAGCTTGTTCAGATAGAGGAGTTAAAGGTAGACGTAGATCACCAAAAGAAATCAGACCAAGCTTATGAGCAGCCCATTTCACAGGGATTGGGCTTGATTCCACAAACAGATTTTTATGCAAAGGCATTAAACGTTGGTTAATTTCTTCTGCTTCGTCAAATTTACCTTCTAATGCTAAGTGCATCATTTTCGCCATATCTGCTGCTGCGATGTTATTTGTTACAGAAATAACACCTTGGCCGCCAAGCTTGACGAACTCTAAACCTGTCGCATCATCACCACTTAACAGAATAAAATCATCACCACAAAGCTCACGGTGAAGCGCGACACGGCTCAGATCACCCGTCGCATCTTTCAGTGCAACGATATTATCTAGCTTCGCTAGACGAGCAACGGTTTCCGGTTTCAGATCAACCGCAGTACGGCCAGGTACATTGTATAAAATAATAGGCACTTCAGTCTGTTCAGAAATCGCTTTGTAA includes:
- the dapA gene encoding 4-hydroxy-tetrahydrodipicolinate synthase → MFSGSIVALITPFTQDGEVDFVSLKKLVDYHVEAGTDAIVAVGTTGESSTLTIEEHVKVVEKAVEYAAGRIPVIAGTGANATHESITFSRLLNNTGIAGVLSVTPYYNKPTQEGLYQHYKAISEQTEVPIILYNVPGRTAVDLKPETVARLAKLDNIVALKDATGDLSRVALHRELCGDDFILLSGDDATGLEFVKLGGQGVISVTNNIAAADMAKMMHLALEGKFDEAEEINQRLMPLHKNLFVESSPIPVKWAAHKLGLISFGDLRLPLTPLSEQARPVVAKAMTEACIF
- a CDS encoding winged helix-turn-helix domain-containing protein, which gives rise to MELSPVFARRLYLALLVESLERPNVPKLIEKTGWPRRTIQDVIKALPGIGIELMFVQDGRRHNDGYYQLSDWGPFDSQWVFDRKNDIAASLGYSA
- a CDS encoding DUF2956 domain-containing protein, whose translation is MNKKIVPSEQTQQDAMAVARATQKAGQTKEQTKLIAQGIEKGIALYKKQQKEKSRQADKARKKALKTKQASSENQDAEEMNEFEATHSSNLLPWLLLALSWAGFITFWFVQNPL
- a CDS encoding Dyp-type peroxidase; the protein is MSMSQTAILPEAGPFALYSLLKIRQNHAHVLEQLQALPAKIADINANQPGAALTISVSFAKAFWQRLDVAMPEELIDFQPLGEGKIVAPSTDVDVLIHCHSTRHDLLFYVLRTFLAETAQDVTVVDETYGFRYLDARDMTGFIDGTENPKDEKRQEVAVIADGEFVGGSYVLLQRFVHDLPAWNRLNISAQEKVVGRTKPDSIELDDVPAASHVGRVDIKEEGKGLKILRHSLPYGTASGEHGLLFISYCHTLHNMKVMLESMYGVTDGKTDQLLRFTHAVTGAYFFAPSQEMLASLSLKA
- the dapE gene encoding succinyl-diaminopimelate desuccinylase, producing the protein MTDSPVLALAKDLISRQSVTPLDAGCQDLMIQRLKALGFEIESMVFEDTTNFWARKGTEAPLFTFAGHTDVVPAGKLEQWHTPPFEPTVIDDHLHGRGAADMKGSLACMIVAVERFLAENPNHKGSISFLITSDEEGPFINGTTRVVDTLVERNELIDMCIVGEPSSTLKVGDVVKNGRRGSITGDITIKGTQGHVAYPHLANNPVHQALPALAELASMKWDEGNEYFPPTSFQIPNVHAGTGASNVIPGEFNVQFNLRFSTELTAEEIQRRVHSTLDAHGLDYDLHWTLNGLPFLTDTGGLLDAVVKAVNEVNHQEPQLLTTGGTSDGRFIAQMGAQVVELGPVNATIHKVNECVSIHDLELLTDMYQKTLENLLA
- the bamC gene encoding outer membrane protein assembly factor BamC, producing MKFTRQLVISSLAVLVLSACSSPTHRRQAKDDFTYLETKSFSEWQLPEGAAPEFYPNFDIPQGNYHGGIGKKVDIRPPQQVLELIPGARAERQKGEVSLWMIRKDEVDKVWETAVKVIAERNIKTISQTDSRIETDWVSWVSEDEDVELGARYEVSRVEANNRYGFKVSLIDWREGGKQMPVSTTNKERYNALMTNLVTTRYDLDVREEAARKAQELVKQIPISMGADRSGLPVIIARSPYDVLWSRLPNILPHMGFTIEERSQSQGTVKAKYASPDDDFWQEVGVKPIELKSGTYTFLFGDLGNRTSINVTDSSGKPVEEQLLKDMVPVIAAVVDKK
- a CDS encoding DUF2919 domain-containing protein → MRYSIEQYDANGFLKAPKWLWLGWFFLSKAWVVFVMAGASRDSGPKILGLIYPDHSMLYLGLVMGVPSIAMMWLVGLRHPDRRWAISLVKWGREVTLFTALAQFAQTGYHVYLLHGSFNWISALSLLLLLWFTLYVYNSRSVKDCFQPPVLYRT
- a CDS encoding M15 family metallopeptidase, whose protein sequence is MTAEQLTGKNESHLTEVLIGQKTFFVHPDVRDDLLSLKAAADRDGFNLNIASGFRSFERQLDIWNRKMSGEAPILDEYSQPMLSHNLSDEQKVTAILRWSALPGASRHHWGTDFDVFDRNSLPSEGGLKLEPWEYLQDHQHDFYFWLKAHLTKFGFFFPYQENGSGVAFEPWHISHKNTAEVCLQTLTLEQLSAQLDSAPILGKEYVHQQLPKIYNQYVTNISTR
- a CDS encoding ArsC family reductase, coding for MTIMYGIPNCDTIKKARKWLEVEGIEYQFHDYRKQGINTELVREFCLSLGWENVLNKRGTTYRQLSQEQKDTLNEENAISLLVEQPSMIKRPIVRHNDKLELGFSAANYAAIFCK
- a CDS encoding DUF2897 family protein; the encoded protein is MIEFLFNPWVISIIIISVVIGNIAALKYTANMKYGQEKKKSDLDKLNELDKQHHGDENHKQ
- a CDS encoding flagellin; its protein translation is MAITVNTNVSALVAQRHLSSATEMLNQSLERLSSGKKINSAKDDAAGLQISNRLETQMRGLDVAVRNANDGISIMQTAEGAMQESTNLLQRMRDLSLQSANGSNSKAERTALQEEMAALNDELNRIAETTSFGGRKLLNGTFGQSSFQIGASSGEAVQLSLKNMRSDSIDMGGFSYIGRRALDEQWQVSKGNNQLVIDYVDAGGKDASIRIHAKEGDDIEELATYINGQTDEVSASVNEEGQLQIFMAGKETSGTLSFSGNLADELQMGLKGYESVNDLDIRTAGGAQRAVTVLDTALQYVDSHRAQLGALQNRFTHAISNLDNVHENLAASNSRIKDADFAKETTQMIKQQILQQVSTSILAQAKKQPNVALSLLG
- a CDS encoding flagellin; translation: MAVNVNTNVSAMTAQRYLNGATSAQQTSMERLSSGSKINSAKDDAAGLQISNRLNVQSRGLDVAVRNANDGISIAQTAEGAMNETTNILQRMRDLSLQSTNGSNSKSERVAIQEEVSALNDELNRIAETTSFGGNKLLNGTFATKSFQIGADSGEAVMLTLNNMRSDNSRMGGTSYQATESKGKDWSVQSGSNDLTMTLTDKAGKEQTISITAKTGDDIEELATYINGQTDQVKASVSEDGKLQVFAGTDNVQGQVSFGGALAGELGMGGEGKGVTVNAIDVTSVGGAQESVAIIDSALKFVDSHRAELGAFQNRFNHAISNLDNINENVNASKSRIKDTDFAKETTALTKSQILSQASSTVLAQAKQAPNAALSLLG